From Podospora bellae-mahoneyi strain CBS 112042 chromosome 3, whole genome shotgun sequence, the proteins below share one genomic window:
- the CDC45 gene encoding DNA replication initiation factor cdc45 (EggNog:ENOG503NW6T; BUSCO:EOG0926129I; COG:L) — MYLPRELISKLYLHLQATRHPLSPPVLVLVALEPDALCACRILTRLFKHDYIPHKIQPVAGYADLERIGQELVSPMMETRGGAGGVVVCLGVGGMADLGSALGLEPEGEENTFGGVEVWVADSHRPWNLSNVFGGFPLEPETEDATTFSARTPRGVKAGQIEHNYKPGKGGIIVMDDGDIEEHLVKEKGAYLALLDMPEIEDDGEDLGGSSDEESEVDELPSSAVPRAGQKRKSWDFEDDSDEDDDDRPRQKRRSNSSTPIPDSPRRPAQRGLISLRDDGPVFSSDPADPPTAAQPIKGPSARTLRRRLLRLRRENETILRDYYRLGTAYSEPISSMMYSLASELGREDNDLLWLTIVGVTSMELYGRSSAGIAAPVRTGEARPASGWLGMRGARIRQLLRDEVRRLNPPEIGRGAVPENSGIIPTTARSPDDTSIRLSPEPKFLLIRHWSLYDSMLHSPYLFSRLKTWSETGLKRLHKLLAKMGVSLVQCKQSYTHMDMTLKRELRSKLLKYASLYNLDELVPTIDTDGKDRGGAKDSWGFVRSWGWRATLSAQDVGVVIGALLEVGQNSPEASSSSNDGPSQDLMEMSTATAPSEEWLPRFWAAYDALEDIESLKAGLPTAQFLHKAIFTTGTTILKKKQISHLRAFRMCVVKDSPDSQLFNHPGALTKLALWIGEALAEQEKDATGRLALGGRGTPLVVASLDEKRGVYVVVGTGGGGGPDTIFLDKEAQKKKVKEREERARVREEARKVKERMREEKKAAKRREREQRRKQGGEDVEEDDDGSELDSEEDDEDSEDEDEDDGEDEEDETRERGYGLNRFGTAFQDVVAETNARVRIDSFEHCVVEVKKEDLSGFLESLSMKAVVG, encoded by the exons ATGTATCTTCCTAGGGAACTCATATCGAAGTTATATCTGCATCTGCAGGCCACTCGACACCCCCTTTCACCACCTGTTCTCGTGCTTGTAGCCCTCGAACCCGATGCGCTCTGCGCCTGCCGAATTCTCACGCGTCTCTTCAAACATGACTATATCCCGCACAAGATCCAGCCTGTGGCAGGCTATGCCGACCTGGAGCGCATTGGACAAGAGCTCGTCAGTCCCATGATGGAAACGAGGGGCGGTGCCGGTGGAGTGGTGGTATGcttgggtgttggtggtatGGCTGATCTGGGAAGTGCCTTGGGCTTGGAACCCGAAGGGGAAGAAAACAcgtttggtggtgttgaggtttgGGTGGCCGATTCTCATAGGCCTTGGAACCTGTCCAATGTCTTTGGTGGCTTTCCATTAGAACCCGAGACGGAGGATGCGACGACATTTTCAGCCAGGACCCCACGTGgggtcaaggctggccaaaTCGAACATAACTACAAGCCGGGCAAGGGAGGAATCATTGTCATGGACGATGGTGATATTGAGGAACACttggtcaaggagaagggcgCCTATCTTGCTCTGCTGGACATGCCGGAAAttgaggatgacggggaGGATCTTGGAGGAAGCAGTGACGAGGAAAGCGAGGTCGACGAGCTACCAAGCTCAGCGGTGCCTCGAGCTGGTCAGAAGCGGAAATCCTGGGACTTTGaggacgacagcgacgaggatgacgatgataGACCAAGGCAAAAACGGAGGAGTAATTCC TCGACTCCTATTCCAGACTCCCCCCGACGGCCAGCACAACGAGGACTCATATCACTCCGAGACGACGGGCCGGTCTTTAGCAGCGACCCAGCAGATCCGCCCACCGCGGCCCAGCCGATAAAAGGACCGTCCGCAAGGACACTTCGGCGAAGGCTGCTGCGGTTACGGCGCGAAAACGAGACGATCCTCAGAGATTACTACCGACTCGGTACCGCCTACTCGGaacccatctcctccatgaTGTACTCTCTGGCTTCAGAACTCGGCCGTGAAGACAACGACCTCCTCTGGCTCACCATTGTCGGAGTCACCTCTATGGAACTCTACGGCCGCTCCTCAGCCGGCATCGCAGCCCCAGTCCGCACCGGCGAAGCCCGCCCAGCCTCTGGCTGGCTAGGCATGCGCGGTGCCAGGATACGACAGCTCCTGCGTGACGAAGTCCGTCGTCTGAACCCCCCAGAAATTGGCCGGGGAGCCGTCCCGGAGAACAGTGGCATCATTCCCACCACGGCCCGAAGTCCAGACGACACCAGCATCCGTCTGTCGCCCGAGCCGAAGTTCCTGTTGATTCGTCACTGGAGCCTGTACGATAGCATGCTCCACTCGCCGTATCTCTTCTCACGGCTCAAGACCTGGAGCGAGACTGGCTTGAAGCGTCTGCATAAGCTCCTCGCCAAGATGGGGGTCAGTCTGGTGCAGTGTAAACAATCGTACACTCACATGGACATGACGCTGAAGCGGGAGCTCCGGTCGAAGCTCCTCAAGTATGCCTCCCTCTACAACCTCGACGAACTAGTCCCCACTATCGATACCGACGGGAAAGACCGCGGCGGCGCGAAGGACTCCTGGGGTTTCGTCAGGAGCTGGGGGTGGCGTGCCACGCTTTCGGCGCaagatgttggtgttgtcattGGCGCCCTTTTGGAAGTAGGTCAGAACAGCCCCGAGgcttcttccagcagcaatGACGGTCCGTCGCAAGATTTAATGGAAATGTCGACTGCCACGGCCCCCTCGGAGGAATGGCTGCCACGTTTCTGGGCTGCTTACGACGCTCTCGAGGATATTGAGTCGCTAAAGGCTGGCTTGCCAACGGCGCAATTCCTTCACAAAGCCATCTTTACCACCGGGACGACGATtctcaaaaagaagcaaatcTCGCACTTGCGCGCGTTTCGGATGTGCGTGGTGAAGGACTCGCCGGATAGCCAGCTGTTTAACCACCCGGGTGCGTTGACAAAACTGGCGTTGTGGATTGGGGAGGCGCTGGCGGAGCAAGAAAAGGATGCCACGGGGAGGCTGGCGTTGGGCGGCAGGGGAACGCCGCTTGTTGTGGCTAGTCTGGATGAGAAGCGCGGGGTgtatgttgttgttgggacgggagggggtggtggtccggATACGATTTTTTTGGATAAGGAggcgcagaagaagaaggtgaaggaaagggaggagagggctaGGGTTAGGGAagaggcgaggaaggttaaggagaggatgagggaggagaagaaggcggcgaagaggagggagagggagcagaggagaaagcaggggggggaagatgtagaggaggatgatgatgggtcgGAGTTGGACagtgaagaggatgatgaggacagtgaggatgaagatgaggatgatggtgaggatgaggaggatgagacgagggagagggggtatGGGCTCAATAGATTTGGGACGGCGTTTCAGGATGTGGTGGCTGAGACGAATgcgagggtgaggattgATAGTTTTGAGCATtgtgtggtggaggtgaagaaggaggatttgAGTGGGTTTTTGGAGAGTTTGAGTATGAAGGCTGTGGTGGGTTAG
- the NPR1 gene encoding Nitrogen permease reactivator protein (EggNog:ENOG503NVGV; COG:D), whose amino-acid sequence MASSAPAPEGQHEILNKEPSKIDISPPTDEPAAESSPTVRFKSTVQEITPEDASLDANTDNVSLGQPGRVTSEEIRDLSERLRNCPLQERRMNIFSYEPVSLPVSRTASRDDDSRVPSREATRSSASHQGSPHLKTSSHTRRSPEMHTPPLTPAGTDNVEAGLKREPAGNQDRLGRMPDIITPQDSLHEPAPVNPARLSVQHHSTTTEKERVSRRPATSDGRDHSALGDHRKGLFSLGAGSGSNSPASSVPPSRDSSPSRAAAASLFYSRQAPPTGEANDPYAASKRQTPKQIESRFMFTRKKNKNASPSSSTLSLPRISGDKRLNSDDNVIHSRNSSMADLKRFFKLGPGSKVKRTSSPAASVRSGIKTPKGGQIPFDNDHGLTSKYGKLGKVLGAGAGGSVRLMKRAEDSTVFAVKEFRPRHSYETEREYVKKLTAEYCMGSSLHHGNIIETLDIVQEKGKWYEVMEYAPFDLFAIVMTGKMAREEVTCCFLQILSGVTYLHSMGLAHRDLKLDNVVVSERGIMKIIDFGSAHVFKYPFETSTVLASGIVGSDPYLAPEVYDEKKYDPQAVDIWSLAIIYCCMTLRRFPWKLPRLTDSSFKLFAADPTPGHDPKKLILPPSASMTALNNTPERAFVEGQPAPEKSKSEEKRPSGQDGGEKKEVIRGPWRILRLLPRESRHVIGRMLDLDPKTRAQMSEILEDPWVSDTVICRQVGPGQVVNADDHTHVLEPPTPPAPK is encoded by the exons ATGGCTTCCAGTGCCCCGGCGCCGGAAGGGCAGCACGAGATCCTGAACAAAG AGCCCTCAAAAATCGATATATCTCCCCCAACAGACGAACCCGCTGCCgaatcctcccccaccgtccGCTTCAAGTCGACGGTACAGGAGATCACCCCTGAAGATGCATCGCTCGACGCCAACACAGACAATGTCTCACTCGGACAGCCCGGACGGGTCACATCTGAGGAAATACGTGATCTCTCTGAGCGATTGAGGAATTGTCCGCTCCAGGAACGCCGGATGAACATTTTCTCATACGAGCCAGTATCGCTACCAGTATCCAGG ACTGCATCGCGCGACGATGATTCTCGGGTACCAAGCCGGGAAGCAACAAGAAGTTCGGCGAGCCACCAGGGCTCACCGCACCTAAAAACAAGCAGTCATACGAGGAGGAGTCCAGAAATGCATACGCCACCGCTGACACCGGCCGGCACGGACAATGTGGAAGCAGGACTGAAGAGAGAGCCGGCCGGAAACCAAGATCGCCTGGGACGCATGCCAGATATCATCACGCCTCAAGATTCGCTCCACGAGCCTGCACCTGTCAATCCTGCTCGTCTATCCGTCCAGCATCATTCTACAACGACCGAAAAAGAGCGGGTGTCACGGAGGCCCGCGACGTCAGATGGAAGAGACCATTCCGCTCTCGGTGACCACCGAAAGGGGTTGTTCTCGCTCGGCGCCGGGAGTGGTTCTAACTCACCCGCCAGCTCTGTCCCACCGTCTCGCGATAGCAGTCCGTCCCGCGCAGCCGCTGCCTCGCTGTTCTATTCCCGACAAGCACCGCCAACTGGAGAGGCTAATGACCCTTACGCCGCGAGCAAGCGTcaaacaccaaaacaaaTTGAGTCCCGCTTCATGTTCACCAggaaaaagaacaagaacgCCTCGCCCAGTTCATCGACCCTGAGCCTGCCCAGAATATCCGGAGACAAGCGCCTCAACAGCGACGACAACGTTATCCACAGCCGAAATAGCTCCATGGCGGATCTGAAGAGGTTCTTCAAGCTGGGGCCAGGCAGCAAGGTCAAGCgcacctcatcaccagcagctTCGGTTCGGTCTGGTATCAAGACGCCAAAGGGCGGCCAGATTCCATTCGACAACGACCACGGTCTCACTTCCAAGTATGGAAAGCTTGGAAAGGTGTTGGGAGCTGGAGCGGGTGGTTCTGTGCGGTTGATGAAGCGCGCCGAGGACAGCACCGTGTTTGCCGTCAAGGAGTTCAGACCCCGCCACTCATATGAGACGGAGAGGGAATACGTCAAGAAATTGACGGCCGAGTACTGCATGGGGTCTTCTCTGCACCACGGCAACATCATTGAGACGCTTGACATTGTCCAGGAGAAGGGCAAGTGGTACGAGGTGATGGAATACGCGCCGTTTGACCTGTTTGCCATTGTCATGAcggggaagatggcgagaGAAGAAGTCACTTGCTGCTTCTTGCAGATTTTGAGCGGTGTTACGTATCTTCACAGCATGGGGCTGGCGCATCGGGATTTGAAACTTGACAACGTGGTGGTGAGCGAGCGGGGGATCATGAAGATAATCGATTTTGGTAGTGCCCATGTCTTCAAGTATCCTTTTGAGACGAGCACTGTTCTTGCTTctg GTATCGTCGGCTCAGATCCATATCTTGCGCCTGAGGTCTACGACGAAAAGAAGTACGATCCACAAGCGGTGGATATCTGGTCGTTGGCCATCATCTACTGCTGCATGACGCTCAGACGCTTCCCCTGGAAGCTTCCCCGTCTTACCGATAGCTCGTTCAAGCTCTTTGCTGCCGATCCAACGCCTGGTCACGACCCGAAGAAGCTCATTCTTCCACCATCCGCATCCATGACCGCTTTGAACAACACGCCTGAGAGAGCTTTTGTCGAAGGACAACCTGCGCCTGAAAAGTCCAAGAGCGAGGAGAAGCGGCCGTCTGGCCAAGACGGCGGCGAAAAGAAGGAAGTCATCCGCGGCCCGTGGCGTATCCTTCGACTGTTGCCCAGGGAAAGCCGGCATGTCATTGGGCGCATGCTCGATCTCGACCCAAAAACGCGCGCTCAGATGAGCGAGATTTTGGAGGACCCTTGGGTGTCGGATACAGTTATTTGTCGGCAGGTTGGACCGGGGCAGGTGGTTAATGCTGATGATCACACGCATGTGTTGGAGCCGCCTACGCCTCCTGCTCCCAAATAG
- a CDS encoding hypothetical protein (EggNog:ENOG503NZH4; COG:B; COG:T) has protein sequence MEKEGTDDPLRKLIDHGNSFISRYDSRYEKSAPILEGCGEPLVELLVRQARLMSMATPDHDLIKRRLDDILSASYNKFYAYLYKDLPPCWRLLYTEAAILKFWVLVFEWARIRQPELIRKRVWDKMEWEDFELDTPARREEVHEIKARFQKQPKGTPPRNPSSVVWHQLMQLSTGTEVGGVHVRRSREASSRVRERLQEWQRRNEQEDGQQGPEQQQQKQEREEELLSDMVKTLDLALILAGGGGKHDEIHGYVALLEKAASLPSNDNSPDKISSKPSESETPRQDPFLGHTRTTSLTQPPTKRARLSLPPPTNPSSTIDGWLPLNASGELVGPVAISDEPPVNTQQQTPIITQKPPNWSSHPSFSPYEPFTPPVTSPIPRLPSPSLTTFQSHLSSPSPQPLILTSLVPSWPALAAHPWSKPSYLLSRTFSGRRLIPVEIGRSYVDEGWSQKILPFSEFLSTYITSPSESKGYLAQHQLFAQLPQLRSDITIPDLCYTSPANRPDGTPELEEPMLNAWFGPPGTITPLHTDPYHNLLVQVVGRKYVRLYPPGAGVKRRGEEAGVDMGNTAAFDVGVLEGWDEATGEGGDEEEKEFKRLEYVDCILEPGETLYIPVGWWHYVRGLSVSFSVSFWWN, from the coding sequence atggagaaggaagggacTGATGACCCGTTGAGAAAACTGATCGATCATGGCAACAGCTTCATTTCCCGTTATGACTCCCGCTATGAGAAATCCGCTCCCATTTTAGAAGGATGCGGAGAGCCTCTCGTCGAGCTACTGGTACGACAGGCTCGGTTGATGAGCATGGCAACACCCGACCACGACCTGATCAAACGACGGTTGGACGACATCCTATCCGCGTCCTACAATAAGTTTTATGCTTACTTGTACAAAGACCTGCCGCCATGTTGGAGGCTGCTGTATACCGAGGCTGCTATTCTCAAGTTCTGGGTTCTGGTGTTTGAGTGGGCGCGGATTCGGCAGCCGGAACTGATCCGGAAAAGGGTTTGGGACAAAATGGAGTGGGAGGACTTTGAGCTTGACACTCCGGCGCGAAGGGAGGAAGTTCACGAGATCAAGGCACGTTTTCAGAAGCAGCCAAAGGGAACACCACCACGGAACCCGAGTTCGGTAGTGTGGCATCAGCTAATGCAGCTCTCCACGGGGACGGAAGTAGGAGGTGTGCATGTTCGGCGGAGCCGGGAGGCGAGCAGTCGAGTTCGGGAGAGACTGCAGGAATGGCAACGACGGAATGAGCAAGAAGACGGCCAACAGGGACcagagcaacagcaacaaaaacagGAGCGAGAGGAGGAACTTCTCAGTGATATGGTCAAAACCTTGGATCTTGCCTTGATCCTggccggcggtggaggcAAACATGATGAAATTCACGGTTATGTAGCCTTACTGGAGAAGGCGGCATCCCTGCCCAGCAACGACAACAGTCCGGACAAAATCAGCTCCAAACCATCAGAAAGCGAAACCCCTAGGCAGGACCCTTTCCTGGGACACACACGCACAACATCActcacccaaccaccaaccaaacgAGCAAGGCTatcactcccccctcccaccaacccctcatcaacaatcGATGGCTGGCTCCCCCTCAACGCCTCAGGAGAGCTCGTCGGCCCCGTCGCCATTTCTGATGAACCTCCTGTcaacacccaacaacaaacacccaTCATAACCCAAAAACCACCCAACTGgtcctcccatccctccttctccccctaCGAACCCTTCACCCCCCCAGtaacctcccccatcccccgcctcccctccccctccctcacaaccttccaatcccacctctcctccccctccccccaacccctaaTCCTCACCAGCCTCGTCCCCAGCTGGCCAGCTCTAGCCGCCCACCCCTGGTCCAAACCCtcctacctcctctcccgcacCTTCTCCGGCCGCCGCCTCATCCCCGTCGAGATCGGCCGCTCCTACGTCGACGAAGGCTGGTCGCAGAAAATCCTCCCATTCTCCGAGTTCCTCTCCACTTACATAACTTCACCTTCCGAGTCCAAAGGCTATCTCGCCCAACACCAACTCTTCGCCCAACTCCCTCAACTCCGCAGCGACATCACCATCCCTGACTTGTGCTACACCTCCCCGGCGAACCGTCCCGACGGAACACCGGAGCTGGAAGAACCAATGCTGAACGCCTGGTTTGGCCCTCCAGGGACGATTACCCCTTTACATACAGATCCGTACCATAACCTTTTGGTGCAGGTTGTGGGCAGGAAGTACGTGAGGCTGTACCCCCCTGGGGCGGGCGTCAAGAGACGAGGGGAGGAAGCGGGGGTTGACATGGGGAACACGGCTGCTTTTGATGTGGGTGTGCTTgaggggtgggatgaggcgaccggagaggggggggatgaagaggaaaaagagtTCAAGAGGCTGGAATATGTCGACTGCATACTCGAGCCCGGGGAGACGTTGTACATACCCGTGGGGTGGTGGCATTatgtgagggggttgagtgTGAGTTTCAGTGTGAGCTTTTGGTGGAATTAA
- a CDS encoding hypothetical protein (EggNog:ENOG503NZFC; COG:S), producing the protein MQAAGTSATGMEENGVIEPLPDEEFGTEVTSDYDPSDTETTFGSLTSSVTGHVWEYGRRYHAFRYGRYPLPNDDEEYKRESLRHAMLKELLRGKLYLAPIGDNPQKIIDLGTGFGEWAMEMGELFTGAKVTGVDLSPIQPLWVPSNVEFIVDDIEDEWVHEQDYDFAHFRFVNTVLKNNELVLHNILQNLRPGGWVEIQDIYPRISSDDNTLPEDYPPAKFYSLLQGVLKDQYGFDLKVLESLPDHLQRLGYVNVQRKVFHMPLGEWPKDRHLRMLGGCFQEVFLDFVAAMAARPLVEAGFDKADIEELVVGVKNAVGNRRIHAYVPIHFVWAQKPPA; encoded by the exons ATGCAGGCGGCAGGCACTTCTGCTACTGGAATGGAGGAAAACGGGGTCATAGAACCACTGCCTGATGAGGAGTTTGGGACCGAGGTGACATCAGATTATGACCCAAGCGATACCGAGACCACCTTTGGCTCCCTGACGTCGAGCGTCACGGGTCATGTGTGGGAGTACGGCAGACGATACCATGCTTTTCGATATGGCCGGTACCCCTTAcccaacgacgacgaggagtaCAAGAGAGAGTCTCTACGACATGCCATGCTGAAGGAGCTCCTGAGGGGCAAGCTCTACCTTGCGCCCATCGGAGATAACCCGCAAAAGATCATCGATCTTGGCACGGGGTTTGGAGAATGGGCCATGGAGA TGGGCGAGCTTTTTACCGGCGCCAAAGTTACAGGAGTCGACTTATCGCCGATTCAGCCACTATGGGTTCCCTCTAATGTCGAGTTCATCGTGGATGACATTGAAGACGAGTGGGTGCACGAACAGGATTACGATTTCGCGCACTTTCGGTTCGTCAACACGGTGTTAAAGAACAATGAACTTGTGCTTCACAACATTCTCCA GAATCTCAGGCCGGGCGGCTGGGTGGAAATCCAGGATATTTACCCCAGGATATCGTCAGACGACAACACACTGCCCGAAGACTACCCGCCCGCCAAGTTTTACTCGTTGCTTCAAGGCGTTCTCAAGGACCAGTACGGCTTCGACCTCAAGGTGCTGGAGAGCCTTCCCGACCACCTACAGCGGCTCGGCTACGTCAACGTGCAGCGGAAGGTATTCCACATGCCGCTGGGTGAATGGCCCAAGGATCGGCATCTCCGAATGCTGGGTGGCTGCTTCCAAGAAGTCTTTCTCGACTTTGTCGCCGCCATGGCGGCCCGTCcgctggtggaggcgggATTCGACAAGGCCGACATTGAGGAACTTGTCGTCGGGGTCAAGAACGCCGTGGGAAATAGGCGAATTCACGCATATGTCCCCATCCACTTTGTCTGGGCGCAGAAACCACCAGCATGA
- the hsp10 gene encoding mitochondrial heat shock protein Hsp10 (EggNog:ENOG503P5D4; COG:O; BUSCO:EOG09265H9T) codes for MATSLRSIKSLVPLLDRVLVQRVKAEAKTAGGIFLPETAVKELNEAKVLAVGPGGLDKDGKRVPMGCAAGDRVLIPQYGGSPVKVGDEEYHLFRDSEILAKINEQNNA; via the exons ATG gccacctccctccgctCGATCAAGTCcctcgtccccctcctcgaccgcGTCCTCGTGCAGCGCGTcaaggccgaggccaagacTGCCGGGGGCATCTTTCTTCCCGAGACGGCCGTCAAGGAGCTCAACGAGGCCAAGGTTTTGGCTGTTGGGCCGGGCGGGCTCGacaaggatgggaagagggtgccTATGGGGTGTGCGGCTGGGGATAGGGTTTTGATCCCTCAG TATGGCGGTTCTCCTGTCAaggttggggatgaggagtaTCACCTTTTCAGGGATAGCGAGATTTTGGCAAAGATTAATGAGCAGAATAATGCTTAA